The following are encoded together in the Humulus lupulus chromosome 5, drHumLupu1.1, whole genome shotgun sequence genome:
- the LOC133834845 gene encoding uncharacterized protein LOC133834845 isoform X3: MVFVVSLLIRHVIPNPNYLAKDLHDNGFKAIRMLDPGIKQEDGYAIYDSGSKDDVWVKKSDGSPFIGEVWPGPCAFPDYTQAKVREWWANLVKDLISNGVDGLWNDMNEPAVFKVVKNTMPESNVHTGDDELGGCQSHSHYHNVYGMLMARSTYEGMKLANPTKRPFVLTRAGFIGSQRYAATWTGDNQSNWEHLHESFNGSKIGTQWPAPIWGDIGGFFYNATPKLFARWMGIGAMFPFCRGHSTTGSNDHEPWSFGSECEEACRLALLRRYRLLPHIYTLFYMAHTIGTPVASPTFFADTKNPSLRKLENSFLLGPLLVCSRQIISNLHFQKESG; the protein is encoded by the exons ATGGTTTTTGTTGTTTCACTTTTGATAAGGCATGTTATTCCAAATCCAAATTATTTAGCGAAAGATCTTCATGATAATGGTTTCAAAGCAATTCGGATGCTTGACCCTGGGATCAAGCAGGAAGATGGTTATGCTATCTATGACAGTGGTTCTAAGGATGATGTATGGGTTAAGAAATCAGATGGAAGTCCTTTCATAG GTGAGGTTTGGCCAGGGCCTTGTGCTTTCCCAGACTATACACAGGCAAAAGTGCGAGAGTGGTGGGCCAATTTAGTTAAAGATTTAATTTCTAATGGCGTTGATGGTCTATGGAATGATATGAATGAACCTGCTGTCTTTAAG gtTGTTAAGAACACAATGCCTGAGAGCAATGTTCATACGGGTGATGACGAACTTGGAGGTTGTCAAAGTCATTCTCATTATCACAAT GTGTATGGAATGCTTATGGCAAGGTCAACGTATGAAGGTATGAAATTGGCTAATCCAACCAAGCGGCCTTTTGTTCTCACAAGAGCTGGGTTTATTGGCAGTCAGAGATATGCTGCAACATGGACAGGTGACAATCAATCAAATTGGGAGCACCTCCATGAGTCTTTCAATGGTTCTAAAATTG GGACTCAGTGGCCAGCCCCTATCTGGGGCGATATTGGGGGCTTTTTTTATAATGCAACTCCTAAGCTTTTTGCAAGGTGGATGGGCATAGGTGCTATGTTTCCTTTTTGCCGTGGGCACTCTACAACAGGCTCTAATGATCATGAGccatggtcttttggcagtgag TGTGAAGAGGCATGCAGACTGGCATTGCTTAGGCGCTACCGCCTTCTTCCACACATATATACTCTTTTCTACATGGCACATACAATTGGTACTCCAGTGGCTAGTCCAACCTTTTTCGCTG ATACCAAAAATCCCAGTTTAAGGAAACTGGAGAATTCTTTTCTACTGGGTCCACTTCTAGTCTGTTCAAG ACAGATAATCTCCAATTTGCACTTCCAAAAGGAATCTGGTTGA
- the LOC133834845 gene encoding uncharacterized protein LOC133834845 isoform X1, which translates to MVFVVSLLIRHVIPNPNYLAKDLHDNGFKAIRMLDPGIKQEDGYAIYDSGSKDDVWVKKSDGSPFIGEVWPGPCAFPDYTQAKVREWWANLVKDLISNGVDGLWNDMNEPAVFKVVKNTMPESNVHTGDDELGGCQSHSHYHNVYGMLMARSTYEGMKLANPTKRPFVLTRAGFIGSQRYAATWTGDNQSNWEHLHESFNGSKIGTQWPAPIWGDIGGFFYNATPKLFARWMGIGAMFPFCRGHSTTGSNDHEPWSFGSECEEACRLALLRRYRLLPHIYTLFYMAHTIGTPVASPTFFADTKNPSLRKLENSFLLGPLLVCSRFLFLITKIKCDRTLWIFICASTIFFFG; encoded by the exons ATGGTTTTTGTTGTTTCACTTTTGATAAGGCATGTTATTCCAAATCCAAATTATTTAGCGAAAGATCTTCATGATAATGGTTTCAAAGCAATTCGGATGCTTGACCCTGGGATCAAGCAGGAAGATGGTTATGCTATCTATGACAGTGGTTCTAAGGATGATGTATGGGTTAAGAAATCAGATGGAAGTCCTTTCATAG GTGAGGTTTGGCCAGGGCCTTGTGCTTTCCCAGACTATACACAGGCAAAAGTGCGAGAGTGGTGGGCCAATTTAGTTAAAGATTTAATTTCTAATGGCGTTGATGGTCTATGGAATGATATGAATGAACCTGCTGTCTTTAAG gtTGTTAAGAACACAATGCCTGAGAGCAATGTTCATACGGGTGATGACGAACTTGGAGGTTGTCAAAGTCATTCTCATTATCACAAT GTGTATGGAATGCTTATGGCAAGGTCAACGTATGAAGGTATGAAATTGGCTAATCCAACCAAGCGGCCTTTTGTTCTCACAAGAGCTGGGTTTATTGGCAGTCAGAGATATGCTGCAACATGGACAGGTGACAATCAATCAAATTGGGAGCACCTCCATGAGTCTTTCAATGGTTCTAAAATTG GGACTCAGTGGCCAGCCCCTATCTGGGGCGATATTGGGGGCTTTTTTTATAATGCAACTCCTAAGCTTTTTGCAAGGTGGATGGGCATAGGTGCTATGTTTCCTTTTTGCCGTGGGCACTCTACAACAGGCTCTAATGATCATGAGccatggtcttttggcagtgag TGTGAAGAGGCATGCAGACTGGCATTGCTTAGGCGCTACCGCCTTCTTCCACACATATATACTCTTTTCTACATGGCACATACAATTGGTACTCCAGTGGCTAGTCCAACCTTTTTCGCTG ATACCAAAAATCCCAGTTTAAGGAAACTGGAGAATTCTTTTCTACTGGGTCCACTTCTAGTCTGTTCAAGGTTTCTATTTCTAATCACAAAAATCAAGTGTGATAGGACTTTGTGGATCTTCATTTGTGCTTCTACAATATTTTTTTTcgggtaa
- the LOC133834845 gene encoding uncharacterized protein LOC133834845 isoform X2 translates to MVFVVSLLIRHVIPNPNYLAKDLHDNGFKAIRMLDPGIKQEDGYAIYDSGSKDDVWVKKSDGSPFIGEVWPGPCAFPDYTQAKVREWWANLVKDLISNGVDGLWNDMNEPAVFKVVKNTMPESNVHTGDDELGGCQSHSHYHNVYGMLMARSTYEGMKLANPTKRPFVLTRAGFIGSQRYAATWTGDNQSNWEHLHESFNGSKIGTQWPAPIWGDIGGFFYNATPKLFARWMGIGAMFPFCRGHSTTGSNDHEPWSFGSECEEACRLALLRRYRLLPHIYTLFYMAHTIGTPVASPTFFADTKNPSLRKLENSFLLGPLLVCSSRQIISNLHFQKESG, encoded by the exons ATGGTTTTTGTTGTTTCACTTTTGATAAGGCATGTTATTCCAAATCCAAATTATTTAGCGAAAGATCTTCATGATAATGGTTTCAAAGCAATTCGGATGCTTGACCCTGGGATCAAGCAGGAAGATGGTTATGCTATCTATGACAGTGGTTCTAAGGATGATGTATGGGTTAAGAAATCAGATGGAAGTCCTTTCATAG GTGAGGTTTGGCCAGGGCCTTGTGCTTTCCCAGACTATACACAGGCAAAAGTGCGAGAGTGGTGGGCCAATTTAGTTAAAGATTTAATTTCTAATGGCGTTGATGGTCTATGGAATGATATGAATGAACCTGCTGTCTTTAAG gtTGTTAAGAACACAATGCCTGAGAGCAATGTTCATACGGGTGATGACGAACTTGGAGGTTGTCAAAGTCATTCTCATTATCACAAT GTGTATGGAATGCTTATGGCAAGGTCAACGTATGAAGGTATGAAATTGGCTAATCCAACCAAGCGGCCTTTTGTTCTCACAAGAGCTGGGTTTATTGGCAGTCAGAGATATGCTGCAACATGGACAGGTGACAATCAATCAAATTGGGAGCACCTCCATGAGTCTTTCAATGGTTCTAAAATTG GGACTCAGTGGCCAGCCCCTATCTGGGGCGATATTGGGGGCTTTTTTTATAATGCAACTCCTAAGCTTTTTGCAAGGTGGATGGGCATAGGTGCTATGTTTCCTTTTTGCCGTGGGCACTCTACAACAGGCTCTAATGATCATGAGccatggtcttttggcagtgag TGTGAAGAGGCATGCAGACTGGCATTGCTTAGGCGCTACCGCCTTCTTCCACACATATATACTCTTTTCTACATGGCACATACAATTGGTACTCCAGTGGCTAGTCCAACCTTTTTCGCTG ATACCAAAAATCCCAGTTTAAGGAAACTGGAGAATTCTTTTCTACTGGGTCCACTTCTAGTCTGTTCAAG CAGACAGATAATCTCCAATTTGCACTTCCAAAAGGAATCTGGTTGA